The genomic window TTTCGATCGAGCTTGGCACCGACCATCGTCCTCCCTCCCCGATCGAGTGCACCACCAGCTGATCGGCGTCCTCCCTCCTCGTCACCATGCCAGCCAAATCGCCCTCTCGCTCTCTCTCGTCACCGTCGCCATCGGTCCTCTTCCTCTTTCCCTCCCCGATCGAGCTTGGTGCCGACCGTCGGTTGTCCTGCCTCCCTGATCGAGTGCACCATCGACCGGATTGAAGCCCTCTCCGGTTGGCGTCCTCCCTCCACGCCACCATGTCGGCCATCATCCTCCCTCCATGCCACCATGCCGACCGTCGTCCTCCCTCTTCGATCGAATGCACCATCGGCCAGATTGAAGCCCTCTCCGATCGAGGCCATTGCCGTCGTCCTCCTTCCACCACCACCatcgtctccaaaaaaaattatttacgacgaaataaattttttattattaaaaattaattatttatgataaaaaaattttcattataaaaaatattattttttataataaaatttttatattttatgatgaaataatttcatcgtcAAAGATTGTTTAgtttgcaaaaagaaaaaaaaaagaaagaagttgttttagggcaaaattttgcccCAATTCAAAATGCGTGAACCCATCTCCTTGCCCACGCCGCTGACACCTTGCTCCGTCCCCTGTCGCCGGCGgccttcctccctccccggtcCCTCCCCGGTCGCTGTCCTCCCTCCCTAGTCCCTCCTCGATCACCGTCGCCTGTCTTTCTCTTGCTCTCTCATGCTGCTGCCACCGGTCGAGCACGCCACCCTTCCCAGTCGAGATCGGTGCTGGCGGGCATCCTCCCTCTCTAGTCCCTCCCCGATCGCCATCCTCCCTCCCCGGTCGccgtctctctctcgctctctcacgCCGTCGCCGCCGGTCGAGCCCGCCACCCTCCCCATTCGAGCCCGGCACCACCATCACCCTCCCTCTGCCACCACCGGCGTCCTCCCTCCCAGGTCGAGCGCGCCACCGCCGTCACCCTCCCTCCGCCACCGCCGGCGTCCTCCCTCTCCggtttctccctctccctccctcactctctctcactctccctctctccctctcttacactgTTTCCTTGTCCTAGGGCCGTTGCTGTCGCCGTGCCGCCGCCGCCGTCGCCGTCGCTGCACAGCCGCCGGTAAATAATTTATCTGTGTAAtagtatattaaataatttatcctactcttttttttttggatatactAGGGAGCCAGTGGCTGTATATTAATAAAGTGAAAGAGTACAATTGGGAGTAGCTGATTATATAGAGTGCAGAACAAGGTTGCCAAAGCGTCCTGCAGCTAAACCAAATGCAGGAGCTAAACGTATAGAGACAGGTATTATAAGCAAAAAGAACTTCTGTATGGTTACATAAGCACTAGAATCATTTAGCAAGATTGAACTAAATAAGGGGATGGTAGCTTAGAAATGATGAGAGCAGCAATGTAGAAGGGAGATCTTGTAGTCTTCCATTGTGAAGCCAGCTGCAAGGTAGCAGTAGAAGTTTGAAGTAACACATGAGCTCTGGATATAATAGACTACCACATTTGTGAATTGGAATGTGAAACATATATGAAGCTCACTGCACATGAGTTTGCATGCATTTTGAATCTTGTTAATATGCAACCAACAGCCCATACAGAGAATCAATAGTTGACGATGATGTTGAGGAAAGTAAATATAGGAATGCATCTCCTTCTTTGACACATTCTGTATATAAAAACTGAAAAGCAACCCATTAGCAATCTTCATGCATAAGCCAATGTCCAGTCCTCCTGTAAGTTTGTTATTGATGAAACAGAACATAATAACTAGAGATTTGAGATAAGTAGCAACTTGATAACCCTTTATAAATGGTGACATAGAATTGCTAAGAGAAGCACCATATGTAGTAACATAAACAGTGTAAAGTAACTGTATATAAGTATTATTATGAGATATAGATAACTGAGGAGTAATCCAATGATGTAGACAGCATAGTGAAAATAAAAGTAGTCTCTGAGTTCTCCATCAGACCTTACTTCAGAACAAACCAACCTCGATTCATAAttgtaataatattaaatagtcCACCCAATTTAGCTCAAGATGGGCTACTGAAGACCGTGGGGCATTTCCTATCAGTATCTTTTGCATTTGAAACATCATCTGGGAACTTAAAATTGAAGAATAATATCTTAAGCAATGAATGATGGGCCACAGACCTGTAAGCAAATACATAGCACGATGCAAACAGGGCAGCCACCGAAACCATTAAGCGCAATCTGATAAAACATTCAATACCAATGGCACAGGAGTAAGATGAAACACCCAACAGTTCCCCAGAAGAGCCGTTGCACTTCATGTAatacttgagattttttttgattaCGTGTTGATTTAAACTATTTTAATCATTACAGCATCATG from Elaeis guineensis isolate ETL-2024a chromosome 4, EG11, whole genome shotgun sequence includes these protein-coding regions:
- the LOC105042453 gene encoding uncharacterized protein isoform X3 — encoded protein: MLLPPVEHATLPSRDRCWRASSLSSPSPIAILPPRSPSLSRSLTPSPPVEPATLPIRARHHHHPPSATTGVLPPRSSAPPPSPSLRHRRRPPSPGRCCRRAAAAVAVAAQPPGASGCILIK
- the LOC105042453 gene encoding uncharacterized protein isoform X4, whose protein sequence is MLLPPVEHATLPSRDRCWRASSLSSPSPIAILPPRSPSLSRSLTPSPPVEPATLPIRARHHHHPPSATTGVLPPRSSAPPPSPSLRHRRRPPSPGRCCRRAAAAVAVAAQPPDRQ